A region of the Muricauda sp. MAR_2010_75 genome:
AGAGGGCAATGACCAAGACACCACCTAGATCATCCACAATAGCCAGTGTAATAAGAAAAACCCTCAAGGTCGAAGGAAGTCTTTTTCCGACAAGGGCCAGAACCCCTAATGAAAATGCAATATCCGTGGCCATGGGAATGCCCAACCATTGGAAGCCTCGCCCGAGTTGTTGAACATAAAATAAATAAGGGCAGGGAGCACCATACCACCTATTGCTGCACCGATGGGCAGTATTGCATCCTTTGGGGACGACAGTTTACCACCGATTATTTCACGTTTCAGCTCTAGACCGACTTGCATAAAAAATAGTGCCATTAAGCCATCGTTGATCCATAACAGTAGCGACTCAGATAGCTGAAATGTACCCACACTAAAGGCAAATTCGGTTTGCATTAGGCCGACATAATATCCCTTCCATGGCGAGTTGGCCCACACCATAGCAATAACAACAGTGATAAAGAGCACAATGCCATAGTTGTGCAGTCTTTTGATCGAGCTGCCGAAGAATTTCATAATACTGTTATTTGAATAATGGCTAGGCATCAATGCCTGGATTTTTTGGGATTTACATCCTTTTCCCATTCATTATTGGAACTATATTTTAAGGAGGCTTTCATATAAGCATCACGTTTGAAACTTCTTATGATTACCCGGTTGCTTTTTCGTAGGTAAAATAACTGATGGCCCAATTGAAGCCACCAAAAATTTGTTTCGAAACCCGCTGATGGAAAGCAAGTGAACCACGGACCATAAAAGCCAGGCAGCATACCCGCCGAAGTGGAGCTTTCCTAAATCAGCGACCGCTTTTCTTTTACCAACTGTGGCCAATGAACCTTTATCTTTATACCTAAATGGTTTGGAAGGCATTGATTGAACGGTGTTCAATAGCACTTTGGCCAAATGACCGCCCTGTTGAATGGCGGTTTGGGCTACCTGTGGATGGCCCTTAGGGGTCTCGTCGGTGATTACCCCGGCAATGTCCCCAATGGCAAAAACATTATCCATGCCTTCCACTTTTAGATGGGTATCCGTTTTTAGACGGTTCCCATTAATTATATGTTTTTGATTGATGCCCGCTGGAACCTGGCCTGTTACACCTGCC
Encoded here:
- a CDS encoding NAD(P)/FAD-dependent oxidoreductase, whose protein sequence is MQVLLNEAVSGYDGNVVSTKSGRKIMAKNLIWTAGVTGQVPAGINQKHIINGNRLKTDTHLKVEGMDNVFAIGDIAGVITDETPKGHPQVAQTAIQQGGHLAKVLLNTVQSMPSKPFRYKDKGSLATVGKRKAVADLGKLHFGGYAAWLLWSVVHLLSISGFRNKFLVASIGPSVILPTKKQPGNHKKFQT